GCCATTCACGGCAAATTCCTGCAGCGCGGTGTTGCCGTAGAATCCCTGGACCGTGCCCAGACCTGGGCCTTCACCGCTGTTGCCAAGATTGGCGACAAGCTGCGTGCCGGTGAAACCTTTGGTACCGTACCGGAAGGTCGTTTCACCCACAAAATCATGATTCCATTCGACACCGATGGTGAAGTGGAAGTTGTCTGGATTCAGGAAGGCACCTTCTCTGTAGATACCGTGGTGGCACGAGTAAAAAATGAGCGTGGCGAAGAAGTCGAGCTGACCATGTACCAGAAATGGCCGGTGCGTCGCTCTATTTCCGAAACACTGCAGAAGAAAGGTAAAACCACTCGTCAGTACCCGAACACACCTCTGGTAACGACACAGCGTATCGTTGACACCTTCTTCCCGATTGCCCGTGGTGGTACCGGTTGTATTCCGGGTCCGTTCGGTTCCGGTAAAACCGTACTGATGCACTCTTTCTCCCGTTACAGTAACGCTGACATCGTTATCGTGACCGCCTGCGGTGAGCGTGCCGGTGAGGTGGTAGAAACCATCGAAGAATTCCCGCACCTGCAGGACCCGACCACTGGCGGCGCACTGATCGACCGTACCGTGATCATCTGTAACACTTCTTCCATGCCGGTAGCAGCGCGTGAAGCCTCCATCTATACCGGTCTGACGCTGGGTGAGTACTACCGTCAGATGGGTTACAACATTCTGGCTCTGGCTGACTCCACCTCCCGTTGGGCGCAGGCCATGCGTGAAACCTCCAACCGTCTGGAAGAGATTCCGGGTGAAGAAGGTTTCCCGGCCTATATGGACTCCGCCATCAAGGGTGTTTACGAGCGTTGCGGTGTGATCACCAATGAAGAGGAGCAGGAAGGCTCTCTGACCATGATCGGTTCCGTATCACCTGCCGGTGGTAACTTTGAGGAGCCGGTGACTCAGGCGACTCTGGGTACCGTGAAAACCTTCCTGGGCCTGTCCTACGACCGCGCTTACAAGCGTTTCTACCCGGCCATTGACCCACTGATCTCCTGGTCCCGTTATCTGGATCAGCTGAAAGACTGGTACGGTAACAACCTGTCTCCGGAGTGGGTGGAAGACGTTAAGGAAATGCAAAAGCTGCTGGTACAGGGCGACAGCATTAACCAGATGATGCAGGTAACCGGTGAAGAGGGTGTGACCCTGGAAGACTACGTGACTTTCCAGAAATCCTTCCTGCTCGACATGGTTTACCTGCAGCAGGATGCCTTCGACGACGTAGACAGCAGCTGCCCGCTGCCACGTCAGAAAGCCTGCTTCGAACTGGCTGTCAGCCTGATTCGCCAGCACTACAACTTTGCTGATAAAGAAGTGGCCCGTGACTACTTCGTGAAACTGA
Above is a window of Endozoicomonas montiporae CL-33 DNA encoding:
- a CDS encoding V-type ATP synthase subunit A; amino-acid sequence: MSEKLTNESADIQPTARVVAVMGDIITIESTSEKPLVKNEVVYVLPSRRSNEAVEEQLMAEVLRVRGNTADIQVFEDTRGVAVGDGILQTGQLLSVDLGPGILGMIYDGLQNPLERLAAIHGKFLQRGVAVESLDRAQTWAFTAVAKIGDKLRAGETFGTVPEGRFTHKIMIPFDTDGEVEVVWIQEGTFSVDTVVARVKNERGEEVELTMYQKWPVRRSISETLQKKGKTTRQYPNTPLVTTQRIVDTFFPIARGGTGCIPGPFGSGKTVLMHSFSRYSNADIVIVTACGERAGEVVETIEEFPHLQDPTTGGALIDRTVIICNTSSMPVAAREASIYTGLTLGEYYRQMGYNILALADSTSRWAQAMRETSNRLEEIPGEEGFPAYMDSAIKGVYERCGVITNEEEQEGSLTMIGSVSPAGGNFEEPVTQATLGTVKTFLGLSYDRAYKRFYPAIDPLISWSRYLDQLKDWYGNNLSPEWVEDVKEMQKLLVQGDSINQMMQVTGEEGVTLEDYVTFQKSFLLDMVYLQQDAFDDVDSSCPLPRQKACFELAVSLIRQHYNFADKEVARDYFVKLTGLFKNLNYSHDGSPEYNGYIQKIEELRSQYIGAAKAA